The Mesomycoplasma ovipneumoniae genome window below encodes:
- the cas9 gene encoding type II CRISPR RNA-guided endonuclease Cas9 (Cas9, originally named Csn1, is the large, multifunctional signature protein of type II CRISPR/Cas systems. It is well known even to general audiences because its RNA-guided endonuclease activity has made it a popular tool for custom editing of eukaryotic genomes.) yields MNQKKSIAIGFDLGIASVGWAIINSETNEILNWGSRIFKAREEGAADRRSFRTARRTIRRRQYKSEKLLKLILRSKNIFDFKNIDEIKKSFLKSSSQNSNILDLKIKALNEKIDPKDLAWILHDYLENRGYFYELDDNREKLKYYNGDKFPTEVLSEFFKKNNFFKSSKYNFSNQQWTAEIKKVFEVQNIDEEFQKSFLRLFNYIRDFAKGPGSLHSASEYGIWKFDKEQNKIVQQYDNIWDKTIGKCIIFPNELRASLNFVSYEFFNLLNELSNLRSDFDPEWRLKKQDRDKLINGLLSGEYKNITDNKIEKIIRKDLEIDTDDFKGREILKKRDDIKKKLKDKTKNTNILIKEITNHSEKYKYFKVENFVDQPKHLEALDSICSVLEKYKEKKDRFIEELDKTKVSDKINVLDYFGIINKKDEFINNLLNNKDLTFKKTGSYSAEATSLFVKKMLETQENSEYLKYNDKEINDIIKQNAKAKPLTKYLNPFIFKDEILPPSVKQTFEQAIAVLNKIIKKYSKDYEISGIFIEIPRDKNDEKAKKKQANKTVKSGLDEIYEVMNKKYALEFLNISKEDLYDKPAPLLKKLKLYCQQDGVDLYALKKIDIADLINNSSKYHFEHIIPKAYLPDNSLSNLLLTTQSENSKKSNLCAAAYMRSKGADVYKAYIEQIEKLFNPKKAAKDDSRKIFGLDTKAMRKKLKLLYQEKIDPHQKEEFLSRQLNDTRYSTKLFLEVVKEHFKDNPNFSYDKPTKIFTLNGHHTAFIREKILPKNKDRSDNSHHAIDAAIIGIMANKNRHALSSLTIQEGLRQSKYEQIEDGTIINKQTGEILKNSDYESKKFELVENISGLVKEKYENAKDKVEIKFSRKMTNYTNLPLFDDTLYGLRQNDDGTYDKVVKINLVNPKSLDNLKDYFADPNPNNGKYLVLMYQSHKSEFEKLRTIFNRPEFNNKENESENKNKNPFHAYMDWLVSEKYIDEQEKENAKGANKLIYFDPVTNKKTLFKDLRVVTEKNVNKDFVFVNKKQSEKSFRTGKEQIFALVYENKKGKLNSIPVNFLLKQYGAKHDRNFYSLDEANYNQENLKKYKDNVGIDHQSKPIFIIKKSAILKLKVDKEFKFKSENNKVKTPEEKETASKKSILIRPDDNHYFYISGISKEKKGDTRFTIESIVTKLESIRPTTSSLLNEFQFVSLDELGNEYESNEQRKLEEYLINNNKKVRK; encoded by the coding sequence ATGAACCAAAAGAAAAGTATTGCTATCGGCTTTGATCTAGGAATAGCGTCAGTTGGTTGAGCAATCATTAATTCTGAAACAAATGAAATTTTGAACTGAGGTTCTCGGATTTTCAAGGCAAGAGAAGAAGGCGCAGCCGACCGAAGATCATTTAGAACAGCCAGAAGAACAATTCGCCGTAGACAATATAAAAGTGAAAAATTATTAAAACTAATTTTAAGATCAAAAAATATATTTGATTTTAAAAATATTGACGAAATTAAAAAGTCTTTTTTAAAAAGCTCTAGTCAAAATAGTAATATTTTAGATCTAAAAATCAAAGCGCTTAATGAAAAAATAGATCCAAAAGACCTTGCATGAATTTTGCATGACTATCTTGAAAATAGAGGTTATTTTTATGAACTTGACGATAACCGTGAAAAACTTAAATATTATAATGGTGATAAATTCCCTACCGAGGTGTTAAGCGAGTTTTTCAAAAAAAATAATTTCTTTAAATCAAGTAAGTATAACTTCTCAAATCAGCAATGAACGGCTGAAATCAAAAAAGTTTTTGAAGTGCAAAATATTGATGAAGAGTTTCAAAAAAGTTTTTTAAGACTTTTTAATTATATACGAGATTTTGCAAAAGGTCCTGGATCTTTACACAGTGCAAGTGAATACGGAATTTGAAAATTTGATAAAGAACAAAATAAAATTGTCCAACAATATGATAATATTTGGGATAAAACAATTGGAAAATGTATCATTTTCCCAAACGAATTAAGAGCCTCTCTTAATTTTGTTTCTTATGAATTTTTCAACCTTTTGAATGAATTAAGTAATTTAAGATCGGATTTTGATCCTGAATGAAGACTTAAAAAACAAGATAGAGATAAGTTAATTAATGGATTGCTTTCTGGTGAATACAAAAATATTACTGACAATAAAATTGAAAAAATCATAAGGAAAGATCTTGAAATAGATACAGATGATTTCAAAGGAAGGGAAATTCTTAAAAAAAGGGATGACATTAAGAAGAAGTTAAAGGATAAAACAAAAAATACAAATATTTTAATAAAAGAAATAACTAATCATTCAGAAAAATATAAGTATTTTAAAGTTGAAAATTTTGTAGATCAACCTAAACACCTTGAAGCACTTGATTCAATTTGTTCTGTTTTAGAAAAATACAAAGAAAAAAAAGATAGATTTATCGAGGAACTCGATAAAACAAAAGTTTCAGATAAAATAAATGTTTTAGATTACTTTGGAATTATTAATAAAAAAGACGAATTTATTAATAATTTGTTAAATAATAAAGACCTAACTTTCAAAAAAACAGGAAGTTATTCAGCTGAAGCAACAAGCTTATTTGTTAAAAAAATGCTAGAAACACAAGAGAATTCTGAATATTTAAAATATAATGATAAAGAGATTAATGATATTATTAAACAAAACGCAAAGGCAAAACCGTTAACAAAATACTTAAATCCTTTTATTTTTAAAGACGAAATTTTGCCCCCTTCTGTTAAACAAACTTTCGAACAAGCAATAGCAGTTCTAAATAAAATTATTAAGAAATATTCTAAAGATTACGAAATTTCGGGAATTTTTATCGAAATTCCTCGTGATAAAAATGATGAAAAAGCAAAAAAGAAACAAGCAAATAAGACAGTAAAGAGCGGTCTTGATGAAATTTATGAAGTCATGAACAAAAAATACGCTCTTGAATTCTTAAATATTTCAAAAGAGGATTTATATGATAAGCCTGCTCCATTATTAAAAAAATTAAAACTTTATTGCCAACAAGATGGGGTTGATTTATATGCGCTCAAAAAAATTGATATTGCTGATTTAATAAATAATAGTTCCAAATATCATTTTGAACACATTATTCCTAAAGCTTATTTGCCTGATAATTCTCTATCAAATCTTCTTTTGACAACGCAATCCGAGAATTCAAAAAAATCAAATCTTTGCGCAGCTGCTTACATGAGATCAAAAGGCGCTGATGTTTATAAAGCCTATATTGAACAAATAGAAAAATTATTTAATCCTAAAAAAGCGGCAAAAGATGATTCAAGAAAAATTTTCGGTTTAGATACAAAAGCAATGCGTAAAAAATTGAAACTTCTTTATCAAGAAAAAATTGACCCTCATCAAAAAGAAGAATTTTTATCAAGACAATTGAATGACACAAGATATTCAACAAAATTATTTCTTGAAGTTGTAAAAGAGCATTTCAAAGATAACCCGAATTTTTCTTATGACAAACCAACAAAAATATTTACATTAAACGGTCATCATACAGCTTTTATTCGGGAAAAAATTCTCCCAAAGAATAAGGATCGCTCAGATAATAGTCATCACGCAATTGATGCTGCAATTATCGGGATAATGGCAAATAAAAATCGACACGCTTTATCCTCATTGACAATTCAAGAAGGTTTGCGCCAATCAAAATACGAGCAAATTGAAGATGGCACTATAATTAATAAACAAACAGGCGAAATTTTAAAGAATTCAGATTACGAAAGTAAAAAGTTTGAATTAGTTGAAAATATTTCTGGTTTAGTGAAAGAAAAATACGAAAACGCTAAAGATAAAGTTGAAATCAAATTTTCAAGAAAAATGACAAATTATACAAACTTACCTTTATTTGACGACACTTTATATGGTCTTAGACAAAATGATGATGGTACCTACGACAAAGTTGTAAAAATCAACTTAGTTAATCCAAAAAGTCTAGATAATTTGAAAGACTATTTTGCAGATCCTAATCCTAATAATGGCAAATACCTTGTATTGATGTATCAAAGTCATAAATCTGAATTTGAGAAATTAAGAACAATTTTTAACAGACCTGAATTTAACAACAAAGAAAATGAAAGTGAAAATAAAAATAAAAATCCTTTTCATGCATATATGGACTGATTAGTTAGTGAAAAATATATTGATGAACAAGAAAAAGAGAACGCAAAAGGTGCGAACAAATTAATTTATTTTGATCCTGTTACTAATAAAAAAACACTTTTTAAAGATTTAAGAGTTGTAACAGAAAAAAATGTTAATAAAGATTTTGTCTTTGTTAACAAAAAACAAAGCGAAAAATCATTTCGAACCGGTAAGGAACAAATTTTTGCACTTGTTTATGAAAATAAAAAAGGCAAGCTTAATTCTATACCTGTAAATTTTTTGCTTAAACAATATGGCGCCAAACATGATCGCAATTTTTATTCATTAGATGAGGCGAATTACAATCAAGAAAATCTAAAAAAATACAAAGACAATGTGGGTATTGATCATCAATCAAAACCAATATTTATAATCAAGAAATCTGCAATTCTGAAATTGAAAGTTGATAAAGAATTTAAATTTAAATCTGAAAATAACAAAGTAAAAACCCCCGAAGAAAAAGAAACAGCCTCTAAAAAATCAATTCTTATAAGACCGGATGATAATCATTATTTTTATATCTCTGGTATATCTAAAGAAAAAAAAGGTGATACTAGATTCACAATAGAATCGATTGTAACGAAGTTAGAATCGATCAGACCTACAACAAGTAGTCTTCTTAATGAATTTCAATTTGTTAGCCTTGACGAGCTAGGGAATGAATATGAATCTAATGAGCAAAGAAAATTGGAAGAATACCTTATTAACAATAACAAAAAAGTTAGAAAATAA
- a CDS encoding S1C family serine protease produces the protein MKKFTKKYGFIGLFLALNLGILLANVVLLTNNWIKLSPKINHESLLRSIVEIKIQKNEEVSFATGFVIDNKIITNKHILENSDEIDIFYRFANEKDYKKTKIIKISPNYDILSLELNTKVKNLEIEEDFNYGDEIFTIGNPHNLGLTINKGIVSGTNKVSNQNFVRTSITIEPGNSGGPVLNTKNKVIGIMTFRLINEKPVQGISFFVPSSQLKEFLNSN, from the coding sequence ATGAAAAAATTCACTAAAAAATACGGGTTTATTGGTTTGTTTTTGGCTCTAAATCTTGGAATTTTGTTAGCAAATGTTGTTTTACTAACAAATAATTGAATAAAACTCAGTCCAAAAATTAACCATGAAAGTCTTTTAAGGTCAATTGTTGAAATTAAGATTCAAAAAAACGAGGAAGTTTCTTTTGCGACCGGTTTTGTTATTGATAATAAAATTATCACAAATAAACACATTCTTGAAAATAGCGATGAAATTGATATTTTTTACCGTTTTGCAAATGAAAAAGACTACAAAAAAACTAAAATTATAAAAATTTCACCAAACTATGACATATTAAGTTTGGAACTAAACACAAAAGTTAAAAATCTTGAAATAGAAGAAGATTTTAACTATGGCGATGAAATTTTTACAATTGGAAACCCACATAATCTTGGCTTGACAATCAACAAAGGAATAGTTTCAGGAACTAATAAAGTATCTAATCAAAATTTTGTTCGAACTAGTATCACAATTGAGCCAGGAAATAGTGGCGGTCCTGTTTTAAATACTAAAAACAAAGTAATTGGGATAATGACTTTTCGGCTTATAAATGAAAAACCGGTTCAAGGTATTTCTTTTTTTGTCCCTTCAAGTCAATTAAAAGAATTTTTAAATTCAAATTAA
- the rplQ gene encoding 50S ribosomal protein L17: MANPHQIYSRDAAWDRQVFRSLATSLILHGHLKTTLARAKRLRSVVEKLITKAKKNDLAARRQVLSYLYNQKTKDGMKVMPYLFTKIAPRYQERQGGYTRIVKIPSRNGDNSKMAIIELV; encoded by the coding sequence ATGGCTAATCCGCACCAAATTTATTCCCGCGATGCTGCCTGAGATCGCCAAGTTTTCCGCTCACTTGCAACTTCTTTAATTTTACATGGTCATCTAAAAACAACTCTTGCACGGGCAAAACGTCTTCGTTCTGTTGTTGAAAAACTAATAACTAAAGCCAAAAAAAATGATCTAGCAGCTCGCCGTCAAGTTCTTAGTTATTTATATAACCAAAAAACCAAAGACGGAATGAAAGTTATGCCTTATTTATTTACCAAAATCGCGCCTCGTTATCAAGAAAGACAAGGTGGCTATACTCGAATAGTGAAAATTCCTAGCCGAAATGGTGATAATTCCAAAATGGCAATTATCGAACTAGTTTAG
- a CDS encoding DNA-directed RNA polymerase subunit alpha, with amino-acid sequence MKKHANVYYSENLTDQISEFETSFELKPLERGLGNTIGNALRRVVLSSITSCAVFGVKIAGVTHEFSILDDVIEDVVTILNNLKRVRFFYDPTLFAQNQIHRASFNGQKAGQIYARDIVSDSGLKIVNPDLYIADVSRVNSLKFELFITSGKGFSDFETNKKFVNEVLLSLESNLDGTVLAVDSDFSPVLSANYQSVEINSASPIVEEKLSFSIKTDGSIKAKDAVSEGSKILLAHLNILANVENINKFSEEFFEPSTVKEEPSRRFSDAIESLDLSVRSINALRRAHYYKISDIENLTQDDFENIKNLGRKSVQEIIEKLEIYKNEQKGEN; translated from the coding sequence ATGAAAAAACATGCAAATGTTTACTATTCTGAAAACTTAACTGACCAAATTAGTGAATTTGAAACAAGTTTTGAACTAAAACCGCTCGAGCGCGGACTTGGAAATACAATCGGAAATGCTCTTCGTCGTGTAGTTCTGTCTTCCATTACTTCTTGTGCAGTTTTTGGTGTAAAAATTGCCGGCGTAACTCATGAATTTAGTATTCTTGATGATGTAATTGAAGATGTTGTTACAATCTTAAATAACCTAAAAAGAGTCCGTTTTTTCTATGATCCTACTCTTTTTGCCCAAAATCAAATTCACCGGGCAAGTTTTAATGGCCAAAAAGCCGGACAAATTTATGCTCGCGACATTGTTTCTGATAGTGGACTAAAAATTGTCAATCCCGATTTGTATATTGCCGATGTCTCGAGGGTTAATTCACTTAAATTTGAACTTTTTATAACCTCCGGTAAAGGTTTTAGCGATTTTGAAACTAACAAAAAATTCGTAAACGAAGTTTTACTAAGTCTGGAGTCCAACCTTGATGGCACAGTTTTGGCTGTTGATAGTGATTTTTCACCGGTTTTAAGTGCTAATTATCAATCTGTTGAAATTAACTCAGCCAGCCCGATTGTTGAAGAAAAACTAAGTTTTTCAATTAAAACTGACGGCTCAATTAAAGCTAAAGACGCTGTCTCTGAGGGTTCAAAAATCTTGCTTGCCCACCTTAATATTTTGGCAAATGTCGAAAACATTAACAAATTTTCCGAGGAATTTTTTGAACCCTCAACAGTCAAAGAAGAACCTTCGCGCCGCTTTTCGGATGCAATTGAGTCGCTCGACCTTTCCGTGCGCTCAATAAATGCGCTTAGACGCGCACATTATTATAAAATTTCTGATATTGAAAATTTAACACAAGATGACTTTGAAAATATTAAAAATCTTGGCCGTAAATCAGTTCAGGAAATAATTGAAAAACTTGAAATATATAAAAACGAACAAAAAGGAGAAAACTAA